In uncultured Methanobacterium sp., a genomic segment contains:
- a CDS encoding thioesterase family protein, with protein sequence MYTITVTPRFGDSDGLRHINNIVLAEWFELARNEIYRLFTPDLDLSYEKWKLIMVKTDFEFLGQMYYRDDVEIKTSIIRIGNSSYTTYHEAWQSGHLKAKGTAVLVNYDFIQQKSRPIPDDIRKKLEEHLDDYSGK encoded by the coding sequence ATGTACACTATTACAGTAACACCGCGATTTGGAGACTCAGACGGATTAAGACACATTAACAACATAGTACTTGCTGAATGGTTTGAACTGGCAAGAAACGAGATTTACAGATTATTCACACCAGATCTCGACCTCAGCTACGAAAAATGGAAACTGATAATGGTTAAAACTGATTTCGAATTCCTGGGACAGATGTACTACAGAGATGATGTGGAAATAAAAACCAGTATAATAAGGATTGGTAACAGTTCCTATACCACCTACCACGAAGCATGGCAATCAGGACACCTCAAAGCAAAAGGAACTGCAGTCCTGGTGAACTACGACTTCATACAGCAGAAATCAAGACCAATACCTGATGATATAAGGAAAAAACTGGAAGAGCATCTGGATGACTATTCAGGTAAATAA
- a CDS encoding XRE family transcriptional regulator, with amino-acid sequence MKEENKVGAKIRQLREDRKLSVEELADASYSSVELIEDLESGALVPSLTPLLKIARALGVRLGTFLDDAPHSGPFMVKSGKSDNIIRFSGQGLGEHSNQSALEFYSLAYGKVDRHMEPFLIDVHPTENQDYQLASHEGEEFLYVIQGKIEVLYGQDKYLLEPEDSIYYDSVVPHHVHAKEKDSKMLAVVYTPF; translated from the coding sequence ATGAAAGAGGAGAACAAAGTTGGAGCGAAAATCCGTCAGTTAAGAGAAGATCGAAAACTTTCGGTGGAAGAACTGGCCGATGCCAGTTATAGCAGTGTTGAACTTATAGAAGACTTGGAAAGTGGAGCACTGGTACCATCACTAACTCCTCTTTTAAAAATTGCACGGGCACTGGGAGTACGCCTGGGCACATTCCTGGATGACGCCCCCCACAGCGGGCCCTTCATGGTCAAATCAGGAAAATCAGATAACATAATCAGATTTTCTGGTCAGGGACTTGGTGAACACAGCAACCAGAGTGCATTGGAATTCTACTCACTGGCCTATGGGAAGGTAGACAGACACATGGAACCCTTCCTCATCGATGTCCACCCCACTGAAAACCAGGATTACCAGCTTGCATCACACGAAGGTGAAGAATTCCTATATGTTATTCAGGGAAAGATAGAAGTGCTTTACGGGCAGGATAAATACCTTTTAGAACCAGAAGACAGTATTTACTACGATTCAGTGGTTCCTCACCACGTACATGCCAAAGAAAAGGATTCAAAAATGTTGGCAGTGGTTTACACTCCCTTCTAA